One Terriglobales bacterium genomic region harbors:
- a CDS encoding efflux RND transporter periplasmic adaptor subunit produces the protein MNELIRGGRNAGKGTRQPWALAVVLAFIAAMTACGKSKAGPPAEMAAPVVVAAAVQRDVPVEVKAVGTVEAYSNVQVKSMIAGEITKVGFTEGKDVKKGDLLFVIDPRPYQAALAQAQGNLARDLAQEANARAQATRYAALFKEGVVSREQYDQVTTAADALKQAVEADRAAVETAKVNLTYTTIYSPIDGRTGNLMVHRGNVVKANDINILTINQIQPIYATFAVPEMYLPEIKRDEGNRKLSVEVRVPNEPKPAEGVLTFIDNTVDAATGTIKLKATFSNLDRRLWPGQFADVSMTLSTQKNAVVVPSAAVQTGQNGQYVFVVKPDNTAELRNVTVSRVIGSDSVITSGVQAGDQVVIDGQVRLTPGKKVALSKPANAASNAEVEVLSGREPAVADGSPLPKSRAKRGTASRAGQRPARQGSGL, from the coding sequence ATGAATGAACTCATTCGAGGCGGAAGGAACGCGGGGAAGGGCACACGACAACCCTGGGCACTCGCGGTGGTGTTGGCGTTCATCGCAGCAATGACTGCGTGCGGTAAGAGTAAAGCTGGACCGCCGGCGGAAATGGCGGCACCGGTGGTAGTGGCGGCGGCGGTGCAGCGCGACGTCCCGGTAGAGGTCAAGGCGGTGGGCACGGTCGAGGCGTACTCCAACGTGCAGGTGAAGTCGATGATCGCGGGCGAGATCACCAAGGTTGGATTCACCGAAGGAAAAGACGTAAAGAAGGGCGATCTGCTGTTCGTGATCGATCCACGGCCCTACCAGGCGGCGCTGGCGCAGGCGCAGGGAAACTTGGCGCGCGACCTGGCGCAGGAAGCCAACGCCCGGGCGCAGGCGACCCGTTATGCGGCTCTCTTCAAGGAAGGCGTGGTTTCGCGCGAGCAGTACGACCAGGTAACGACGGCGGCCGACGCGCTGAAACAGGCGGTGGAGGCGGACCGGGCCGCGGTAGAAACGGCGAAAGTCAACCTGACGTATACCACGATTTATTCGCCGATTGACGGGCGGACGGGAAACCTGATGGTGCACCGCGGAAACGTGGTGAAGGCGAATGACATTAACATTTTGACCATTAATCAAATCCAGCCGATCTACGCGACCTTCGCCGTGCCGGAGATGTACCTGCCGGAGATCAAGCGGGACGAAGGCAACCGCAAGCTGTCGGTGGAGGTGCGGGTGCCGAACGAGCCTAAGCCGGCAGAAGGCGTGCTGACCTTCATTGACAACACGGTGGACGCGGCGACCGGCACCATCAAGTTGAAAGCCACATTCAGCAATCTCGACCGGCGCTTGTGGCCGGGCCAGTTTGCCGACGTCAGCATGACGTTGAGCACGCAAAAGAACGCAGTCGTAGTGCCGAGCGCGGCGGTACAGACAGGACAAAATGGCCAGTATGTATTCGTGGTCAAGCCGGACAACACGGCGGAACTGCGGAACGTGACGGTCTCGCGAGTGATTGGAAGCGATTCGGTGATTACGTCCGGGGTGCAGGCGGGCGACCAGGTGGTGATCGACGGGCAGGTGCGTCTGACGCCGGGCAAGAAAGTGGCGCTGTCGAAACCGGCCAATGCCGCCAGCAACGCGGAAGTTGAGGTGCTTAGCGGGCGTGAGCCCGCCGTGGCGGATGGAAGCCCGCTGCCGAAATCCCGAGCGAAGCGAGGGACCGCATCGCGCGCCGGGCAGCGGCCTGCGCGGCAGGGTAGCGGACTGTGA
- a CDS encoding TetR/AcrR family transcriptional regulator, whose translation MSTSQVRIPAEERRQQILELATELFARQGYQGTTTRQIAQQVRVNEAIIFRHFATKEELYWAVIENQIQVRGGRARLEAKLAAGGSDRELLTAIAEELLSRDVTLSRLLLYTALENHELTHRFFRTHVTQYLEVLADYIRHGVAEGRFRDVDPALAARGFLGMLVYHFQIQELFGGKRVQAFDPHRVAEAMVDLWLTGIERGKTKQ comes from the coding sequence ATGTCGACCTCCCAGGTGAGAATTCCAGCGGAGGAGCGACGTCAGCAGATCTTGGAACTGGCCACCGAGTTATTCGCCCGGCAGGGATACCAAGGAACGACGACGCGCCAGATCGCCCAGCAAGTTCGCGTCAACGAAGCGATCATATTTCGTCACTTTGCGACGAAGGAAGAGCTGTACTGGGCGGTCATCGAGAACCAGATCCAGGTTCGCGGCGGGCGTGCACGCCTGGAAGCGAAGCTGGCGGCCGGAGGCAGCGATCGGGAACTGCTGACCGCCATCGCCGAGGAACTGCTCAGCCGCGATGTCACGCTCAGCCGGTTGTTGCTCTACACTGCGCTGGAGAACCACGAACTGACGCATCGTTTTTTCCGCACCCACGTAACGCAATATCTGGAAGTGCTGGCGGATTACATCCGCCACGGTGTTGCCGAAGGCCGGTTTCGCGATGTGGATCCGGCGCTGGCAGCGCGCGGATTCCTGGGCATGCTGGTGTATCACTTTCAAATTCAGGAGCTGTTCGGGGGGAAGCGGGTGCAGGCATTCGATCCACATCGTGTGGCGGAGGCGATGGTGGACCTGTGGTTGACCGGGATAGAGCGGGGAAAGACTAAGCAGTAG
- a CDS encoding VOC family protein, with protein MAETVQPIPEGFHTVTPHLVIRGAAEAIEFYKKALGAQELARMASPDGKIGHAELKIGDSIIFLADEFPGAPGCPKSPQTVGACTSTLNLYVPDVDASFKKAIAAGAKETMPVADMFWGDRYGSFTDPFGHTWGVATRKEILTKQEVEQRSKAFWESMRTQKKSA; from the coding sequence ATGGCAGAAACAGTGCAACCGATTCCCGAGGGATTTCACACCGTCACGCCGCACCTTGTAATTCGCGGGGCAGCCGAAGCGATTGAGTTCTACAAGAAGGCCCTGGGCGCGCAGGAACTGGCGCGCATGGCGAGTCCCGATGGCAAGATCGGACACGCGGAACTGAAGATCGGCGATTCGATCATCTTCCTGGCCGACGAGTTCCCGGGCGCTCCGGGCTGCCCGAAATCTCCCCAGACTGTGGGGGCGTGTACCTCCACCCTGAACCTTTATGTGCCCGACGTGGATGCATCGTTCAAGAAAGCGATTGCAGCAGGCGCGAAGGAAACCATGCCGGTTGCCGACATGTTCTGGGGCGATCGCTATGGCTCATTCACGGATCCTTTTGGACACACCTGGGGGGTCGCGACGCGCAAGGAGATCCTGACCAAGCAGGAAGTCGAGCAGCGCTCCAAGGCGTTCTGGGAAAGCATGAGGACGCAGAAGAAATCGGCGTAG
- a CDS encoding response regulator, protein MRTIFQRDCLGCAILNNPCVFCGPLLRVPVRLSACAGEIDEEEANPMGQQRQKVLIVDNDESVLIALQQVMEEEGYETTTSWNLTDALKLMEETRFDVLLVGDHPPDLNCERVLKLLREGQSWTPCVVMHTVPRHPFAVEYLEQLGAHGVACKWNYGEVLEEVRKCVADYHVAA, encoded by the coding sequence ATGCGCACCATCTTCCAGCGCGATTGTCTCGGTTGCGCGATTCTTAATAATCCCTGTGTGTTCTGCGGGCCGCTGTTGCGGGTCCCGGTCCGGCTTTCCGCCTGCGCAGGTGAAATCGATGAAGAGGAGGCCAATCCCATGGGCCAGCAGCGCCAAAAAGTGCTCATCGTGGACAACGACGAATCGGTACTCATCGCTTTGCAACAGGTCATGGAGGAAGAAGGATACGAAACCACGACGTCCTGGAATTTGACGGACGCCCTGAAGTTGATGGAGGAAACACGTTTTGATGTGCTGCTGGTGGGAGATCATCCGCCGGACTTGAACTGCGAGCGCGTCCTCAAGCTGCTGCGCGAAGGGCAGTCGTGGACGCCATGTGTAGTAATGCATACGGTGCCGCGACATCCGTTTGCAGTGGAGTATCTGGAACAATTAGGGGCGCACGGTGTCGCCTGCAAATGGAATTACGGCGAAGTTCTGGAAGAAGTACGCAAGTGCGTTGCGGATTACCACGTGGCGGCGTGA
- a CDS encoding CPBP family glutamic-type intramembrane protease yields MNRTWVWTETVVAYGLLEASLWTTGHTQRMFALGTAVWIVAATLVNRRTARDLGLARKGFTKSLIAIPLAMAAAAVIVLLGWEAGTLRGLFGARPPLWHSSGYAIWALMQQFILNSFFYLNFEELLGDSERALWAAAALFCFAHLPNPVLMAGTLVASIFFVTVFRRYRNIYPLGIAHAMLGLSLAITVPDVWIRHMRVGISYLNFVVR; encoded by the coding sequence TTGAACCGCACCTGGGTATGGACGGAGACGGTCGTCGCCTATGGCCTGTTGGAGGCATCGTTGTGGACCACCGGGCACACGCAGCGGATGTTCGCGCTCGGGACGGCGGTGTGGATCGTGGCCGCGACCCTGGTAAACCGGCGTACAGCTCGCGACCTGGGGCTGGCCAGGAAGGGATTCACCAAGTCGCTGATTGCGATTCCGTTGGCTATGGCGGCGGCTGCAGTGATTGTGCTTCTGGGGTGGGAAGCAGGCACGCTGCGCGGCCTGTTCGGTGCGCGCCCGCCGCTCTGGCATTCCAGCGGATACGCCATCTGGGCGCTGATGCAGCAGTTCATCCTGAACTCTTTTTTCTACCTCAACTTTGAAGAATTGCTGGGCGACAGCGAGCGAGCACTGTGGGCGGCGGCCGCGCTGTTCTGCTTCGCGCATCTCCCTAATCCGGTGCTGATGGCGGGAACGCTGGTGGCGTCGATATTTTTCGTGACCGTGTTCCGGCGTTACCGGAATATTTACCCGCTGGGAATCGCCCACGCGATGCTGGGTCTATCGCTGGCGATTACGGTGCCCGATGTTTGGATACGGCACATGCGGGTTGGGATTTCGTACCTGAATTTCGTCGTGCGCTAG
- a CDS encoding efflux RND transporter permease subunit produces MTIAELCIRRPVMTTLVMLAILLFGVMGYRSLPVSDLPNVDFPTIQVQVGLPGASPDTMASAVAMPLEKQFSTIAGLDQMTSTNMLGSTSITLQFNLSRNIDAAAQDVQAMIGKAAKDLPQDLPSPPTYQKVNPADQPVLYLSVSSPTLRLSEVDEYAETMLAQRISMVSGVAQVFVYGAQKYAVRAQLDPKKLAAHQIGIDEVNQAVQNGNVNLPTGTLWGSRQAFTVQANGQLTNADQYRPLIVAYRNGNPVRLGELGDVFDSVENDKTASWYAGPQHKLNRAIVLAIQKQPGTNTVEVVNSINALMPSFRAQIPASVSLDTLYDRSKTIRASVDDVKFTLFLALILVILVIFLFLRNLSATFIPSLALPFSLVGTFAVMYALDYSLDNLSLMALTLSVGFVVDDAIVMLENIVRHLEQGEKPMQAAFRGSREIGFTIVSMTLSLAAVFIPVLFMGGIVGRLLHEFAVTIGAAILVSGVVSLSLTPMLCSRILRPYAEVKHGKLYMMSERVFDGMLRVYDKSLQAVLRHKLTVMGVSALVLVATGYLFVTIPKGFLSSEDQGQIYVFTEAAQGISFEDMKTHEVAVARALLDSPDGKYINTMFSAVPRGAQNQGFLVARFVPLGQRPGVDEIMQRWRPMLAKVPGIQSFLQNPPLIRIGGQLTKSQYAYTLQSPDTKDLYEAAPKLEAELRKSPVLQDVTSDLLIKNPQVNIEINRDKAAKLGVTATQVEDALYTAYSSRQISTIYAPNNAYRVVMELQPKYQMDPSALSLLYIRNKDGQLVPLYTVANITRNLGPMAINHLGQLPAVTVSFDTKPGVALGDAVTEINRISRRVLPESVTTSFQGAAQAFESSFKGMGILLMMAILVIYIVLGILYESFIHPITILSGLPAAGVGALLTLKLFHLDLNLYGFVGIIMLVGIVKKNAIMMIDFALDAQRNAGKTAADAIYYGCLVRFRPIMMTTMAALMGTLPIAMGFGAGAESRRPLGLAVVGGLVFSQMLTLYITPVFYIYLDRVQQWSRKRFKKREAESVEEAAREAVSAD; encoded by the coding sequence GTGACCATCGCGGAACTATGTATCCGGCGCCCGGTGATGACCACGCTGGTCATGCTGGCTATCCTCCTGTTTGGAGTGATGGGGTATCGCTCGCTGCCGGTGAGCGACCTGCCGAACGTAGACTTTCCGACCATCCAGGTGCAAGTCGGACTGCCGGGAGCGAGTCCGGACACGATGGCGTCCGCGGTGGCGATGCCGCTGGAGAAACAGTTCTCCACCATTGCCGGGCTGGACCAGATGACGTCGACCAACATGCTGGGCTCGACGTCGATCACACTGCAGTTCAACCTCAGCCGCAACATCGACGCCGCGGCGCAGGACGTGCAGGCGATGATCGGGAAGGCGGCCAAAGACCTGCCGCAGGACCTGCCTTCTCCTCCTACTTATCAGAAGGTCAATCCGGCGGACCAGCCGGTGCTGTATCTGTCGGTGAGCTCTCCTACGCTGCGGCTGTCCGAGGTTGACGAATATGCGGAGACGATGCTGGCGCAACGCATCTCCATGGTCAGCGGCGTGGCGCAGGTGTTCGTCTACGGCGCGCAGAAGTACGCAGTGCGGGCACAACTGGATCCCAAGAAGCTGGCAGCGCACCAGATCGGCATCGATGAAGTCAACCAGGCGGTGCAGAACGGCAACGTCAATTTGCCGACCGGCACTTTGTGGGGCAGCCGGCAGGCGTTCACGGTGCAGGCCAACGGGCAGCTTACGAATGCAGACCAGTACCGTCCGCTGATCGTCGCCTACCGCAATGGAAATCCGGTGCGCCTGGGCGAACTGGGCGATGTCTTCGACAGCGTGGAGAACGACAAGACCGCGAGTTGGTACGCCGGGCCGCAGCACAAGCTGAACCGGGCCATTGTGCTGGCCATCCAGAAGCAGCCGGGCACGAACACGGTGGAGGTGGTCAACAGCATCAACGCGCTGATGCCGTCCTTCCGGGCGCAAATACCGGCCTCGGTTTCATTGGACACTCTCTACGACCGGTCGAAGACGATCCGGGCTTCGGTCGATGACGTGAAGTTCACGCTGTTCCTGGCGCTCATCCTGGTGATCCTGGTGATCTTCCTGTTCTTGCGCAACCTGTCGGCGACCTTTATTCCCAGCCTCGCGCTTCCGTTCTCGCTGGTGGGAACGTTCGCGGTGATGTATGCGCTGGACTACTCGCTCGACAATTTGTCGCTGATGGCCTTGACCCTCTCGGTGGGTTTCGTGGTGGACGATGCCATCGTGATGTTGGAAAACATCGTGCGCCACCTGGAACAGGGCGAGAAGCCGATGCAGGCGGCATTCCGCGGATCGCGCGAGATTGGGTTCACCATCGTTTCCATGACGCTCTCGCTGGCGGCGGTCTTCATCCCGGTGCTGTTCATGGGCGGGATCGTGGGGCGGTTGCTGCACGAGTTCGCGGTCACGATCGGGGCGGCAATCCTGGTGTCGGGCGTGGTGTCGCTGAGCCTGACGCCGATGCTGTGCAGCCGCATTCTTCGCCCTTACGCCGAGGTCAAGCACGGCAAGCTGTACATGATGTCGGAGAGGGTTTTCGACGGCATGCTGCGCGTCTATGACAAGTCGTTGCAGGCGGTGCTGCGGCACAAGCTCACGGTCATGGGGGTTTCAGCCCTGGTGCTGGTCGCCACCGGCTACCTGTTCGTCACCATTCCCAAGGGATTTCTGTCCAGCGAAGACCAGGGACAGATCTACGTTTTCACCGAGGCGGCGCAGGGCATTTCCTTTGAGGACATGAAGACGCACGAGGTGGCGGTAGCGCGTGCACTGCTGGACTCACCCGACGGCAAGTACATCAACACCATGTTCTCGGCGGTGCCGCGGGGCGCGCAAAACCAGGGATTTCTGGTGGCGCGTTTCGTCCCGCTGGGCCAGCGCCCGGGCGTGGACGAAATCATGCAGCGCTGGCGGCCGATGCTGGCAAAGGTTCCTGGCATCCAGAGCTTCCTGCAGAACCCGCCGCTGATTCGCATCGGCGGGCAGCTCACCAAGAGCCAGTATGCGTACACACTGCAGAGCCCGGACACCAAGGACCTGTACGAGGCGGCGCCCAAGCTGGAAGCTGAGCTGCGCAAGAGTCCCGTGCTGCAGGACGTGACCAGCGACCTGCTGATCAAGAATCCGCAGGTGAATATCGAGATCAACCGCGACAAGGCGGCGAAGCTGGGAGTGACGGCGACGCAGGTGGAAGACGCGCTGTATACGGCCTACAGTTCGCGGCAAATCTCCACCATCTACGCCCCCAACAACGCCTACCGGGTGGTGATGGAGCTGCAGCCGAAGTACCAGATGGACCCGTCAGCGCTGTCGTTGCTGTACATCCGCAATAAGGACGGGCAACTGGTGCCGCTGTACACGGTGGCCAACATCACGCGTAACCTGGGCCCGATGGCGATCAATCACCTGGGACAGTTGCCGGCGGTCACGGTTTCCTTTGATACCAAGCCGGGCGTGGCGCTGGGCGACGCGGTCACCGAGATCAACCGGATTTCGCGCCGCGTGCTGCCGGAGAGCGTGACCACCAGCTTCCAGGGCGCGGCGCAGGCCTTTGAGTCATCGTTCAAAGGCATGGGTATCCTGCTCATGATGGCCATCCTAGTGATCTACATCGTGCTCGGAATTTTGTACGAGAGCTTCATTCACCCGATCACGATTTTGTCCGGGCTGCCCGCCGCCGGCGTGGGCGCGCTGCTCACGCTGAAGTTGTTTCACCTGGACCTGAATTTGTACGGGTTTGTGGGAATCATCATGCTGGTAGGCATCGTGAAGAAGAATGCCATCATGATGATCGACTTCGCGCTGGATGCGCAGCGCAATGCCGGCAAAACAGCAGCCGACGCCATCTACTACGGGTGCCTGGTGCGGTTCCGGCCGATCATGATGACGACGATGGCGGCGCTGATGGGCACCCTGCCCATCGCCATGGGCTTCGGGGCAGGAGCGGAATCAAGGCGTCCACTGGGACTGGCGGTGGTGGGAGGGCTGGTGTTCTCGCAGATGCTGACGCTGTACATCACTCCGGTCTTCTACATCTATCTCGACCGGGTGCAGCAATGGTCGCGGAAGCGGTTCAAAAAGCGGGAAGCGGAAAGCGTAGAAGAAGCGGCGCGAGAGGCAGTGAGCGCCGATTAA